One Deinococcus grandis DNA window includes the following coding sequences:
- the rplC gene encoding 50S ribosomal protein L3, producing the protein MKGILGTKIGMTQIWKGDKAIPVTVVLAGPCPVVQRKTAASDGYEAVQIGYAPKREKSVNKPEAGHFKKAGVSPVRFLREFRDFNPEGDTVSIDIFAEGEKIDATGTSKGKGFQGVMKRWNFKGGPASHGSKKWHRRPGSIGQRKTPGRVYKGKRMAGHMGMERITVQNLEVVEIRADENIILVKGAIPGANGGLVVLRQAAKGGK; encoded by the coding sequence ATGAAGGGCATCCTCGGCACCAAGATCGGCATGACCCAGATCTGGAAGGGCGACAAGGCCATTCCCGTGACCGTCGTGCTGGCCGGCCCCTGCCCCGTCGTGCAGCGCAAGACCGCTGCCAGCGACGGCTACGAGGCCGTGCAGATCGGCTACGCGCCCAAGCGCGAGAAGAGCGTCAACAAGCCCGAAGCCGGTCACTTCAAGAAGGCCGGGGTCAGCCCCGTGCGCTTCCTGCGTGAATTCCGCGACTTCAACCCCGAAGGCGACACCGTCAGCATCGACATCTTCGCCGAAGGCGAGAAGATCGACGCGACCGGCACCAGCAAGGGCAAAGGCTTCCAGGGCGTCATGAAGCGCTGGAACTTCAAGGGCGGCCCCGCCAGCCACGGTTCCAAGAAGTGGCACCGCCGCCCCGGCTCGATCGGCCAGCGCAAGACGCCCGGCCGCGTGTACAAAGGCAAGCGCATGGCCGGCCACATGGGCATGGAGCGCATCACCGTCCAGAACCTCGAAGTGGTCGAGATCCGCGCTGACGAGAACATCATCCTGGTCAAGGGTGCAATCCCCGGCGCCAACGGTGGCCTCGTCGTCCTGCGTCAGGCCGCCAAGGGAGGCAAGTAA
- the rplD gene encoding 50S ribosomal protein L4 — MAQINVIGKNGGRTIDLELPEVNSGVLHDVVTWQLASRRRGTASTKTRAEVSKTGKKMYGQKGTGNARHGDRSVPSFVGGGVAFGPKPRSYSYTLPRKVRQLGLAMALAARQEAGKLIAVDGYDQDGKTKNFVAWAKENGMDGSERVLIVTDDAATRQAARNVAWATVLPVAGLNAYDILRHERLVIDAVVLEPAQEGEEA, encoded by the coding sequence ATGGCGCAGATCAACGTCATCGGCAAGAACGGGGGCCGCACCATCGACCTCGAACTGCCGGAAGTGAACAGCGGCGTCCTGCACGACGTCGTCACCTGGCAGCTCGCCAGCCGCCGCCGCGGCACGGCCAGCACCAAGACCCGCGCGGAAGTCAGCAAGACCGGCAAGAAAATGTACGGTCAGAAAGGCACCGGTAACGCCCGTCACGGCGACCGCAGCGTCCCCAGCTTCGTGGGCGGCGGCGTGGCCTTCGGCCCCAAGCCCCGCAGCTACAGCTACACCCTGCCCCGCAAGGTCCGTCAGCTGGGCCTGGCCATGGCCCTGGCCGCGCGCCAGGAAGCCGGCAAGCTGATCGCCGTCGACGGTTACGACCAGGACGGCAAGACCAAGAACTTCGTCGCCTGGGCCAAAGAGAACGGCATGGACGGCAGCGAGCGCGTGCTCATCGTGACCGATGACGCCGCGACCCGCCAGGCCGCCCGTAACGTCGCCTGGGCCACCGTGCTGCCCGTCGCCGGCCTGAACGCCTACGACATCCTGCGCCACGAGCGCCTGGTGATCGACGCGGTCGTTCTCGAGCCCGCGCAGGAAGGGGAAGAGGCATGA
- a CDS encoding 50S ribosomal protein L23: MSHYDIIQAPVISEKAYAGMERGVYSFWVSPKATKTEIKGAIQKAFGVTVIGISTMNVPGKRKRVGRFMGHRADRKKAIVRLADGQTIAALEGQA; the protein is encoded by the coding sequence ATGAGCCACTACGACATCATCCAGGCCCCCGTGATCAGCGAGAAAGCCTACGCTGGCATGGAACGCGGCGTGTACTCCTTCTGGGTCAGCCCCAAGGCCACCAAGACCGAGATCAAGGGCGCCATCCAGAAAGCGTTCGGCGTGACCGTGATCGGCATCAGCACCATGAACGTCCCCGGCAAGCGCAAGCGCGTCGGCCGCTTCATGGGCCACCGCGCCGACCGCAAGAAGGCCATCGTACGCCTCGCCGACGGCCAGACCATCGCCGCCCTTGAAGGCCAGGCCTAA
- the rplB gene encoding 50S ribosomal protein L2 yields the protein MAVKKYRPYTPSRRHMTTADFSGLTKKRPEKALTEALPKTGGRNNRGRITSRFIGGGHKRLYRIIDFKRRDKAGVPAKVAAIEYDPNRSARIALLNYVDGEKRYVLAPEGLQVGAMVNSGPEAEPKLGNALPLRFVPVGAVVHSVELIPGKGAQLARSAGTSIQVQGKEGDYVILRLPSGELRRVHSECYATIGAVGNAEHKNINIGKAGRSRWLGRKPHQRGSAMNPVDHPHGGGEGRTGAGRVPVSPWGQPAKGLKTRKKRKNSDRFIITRRGGK from the coding sequence ATGGCCGTCAAGAAATACCGTCCCTACACCCCCAGCCGTCGCCACATGACGACTGCGGACTTCAGCGGACTGACCAAAAAGCGCCCCGAAAAGGCGCTCACCGAGGCGCTCCCCAAGACCGGTGGCCGTAACAACCGCGGCCGCATCACCAGCCGCTTCATCGGCGGCGGTCACAAGCGCCTGTACCGCATCATCGACTTCAAGCGCCGCGACAAGGCCGGCGTGCCCGCCAAGGTCGCCGCGATCGAGTACGATCCCAACCGCAGCGCCCGCATCGCCCTGCTGAACTACGTCGACGGCGAGAAGCGCTACGTGCTCGCGCCCGAAGGCCTGCAGGTCGGCGCCATGGTGAACTCCGGCCCCGAAGCCGAACCCAAGCTCGGCAACGCGCTGCCCCTGCGCTTCGTGCCCGTCGGTGCCGTCGTGCACAGCGTGGAACTGATCCCCGGCAAGGGCGCCCAGCTCGCCCGCAGCGCCGGGACCAGCATCCAGGTGCAGGGCAAGGAAGGCGACTACGTCATCCTGCGTCTGCCCAGCGGCGAACTCCGCCGCGTGCACAGCGAGTGCTACGCCACCATCGGTGCCGTCGGCAACGCCGAGCACAAGAACATCAACATCGGTAAGGCCGGTCGCAGCCGCTGGCTCGGGCGCAAGCCCCACCAGCGTGGTAGCGCCATGAACCCCGTGGATCACCCCCACGGCGGTGGTGAAGGCCGTACCGGCGCGGGCCGCGTGCCCGTCAGCCCCTGGGGCCAGCCCGCCAAGGGCCTGAAGACCCGCAAGAAGCGCAAGAACAGCGACCGCTTCATCATCACCCGCCGCGGCGGGAAGTAA
- the rpsS gene encoding 30S ribosomal protein S19 — MPRSLKKGPFVDDHLLKKVDVQNEKKDKRVIKTWSRRSTIVPEMIGHTIAVHNGKQHVPVFVNEQMIGHKLGEFSPTRNYRGHGADKNAKGSKKK; from the coding sequence ATGCCCCGTAGCCTCAAGAAGGGCCCGTTCGTGGATGACCACCTCCTGAAGAAGGTCGACGTCCAGAACGAAAAGAAGGACAAGCGCGTCATCAAGACCTGGAGCCGCCGCTCCACCATCGTTCCCGAAATGATCGGTCACACCATCGCCGTGCACAACGGCAAGCAGCACGTGCCCGTCTTCGTGAACGAGCAGATGATCGGCCACAAGCTCGGCGAATTCAGCCCCACCCGCAACTACCGCGGTCACGGCGCTGACAAGAACGCCAAGGGGAGCAAGAAGAAATGA
- the rplV gene encoding 50S ribosomal protein L22: MTAPEFRNKKQRKQNVKLRTPGKAIAKYVRISPRKVRLVVDVIRGKSVRDAEDLLRFIPRAASEPVAKVLNSAKHNALHNDNMLEDRLVITAAYVDAGPTLKRLIPRARGSANIIKKRTSHITIVVGEKGNK, encoded by the coding sequence ATGACCGCTCCTGAATTCCGCAACAAGAAGCAGCGTAAGCAGAACGTCAAGCTGCGCACGCCCGGCAAGGCCATTGCCAAGTACGTCCGCATCAGCCCCCGCAAGGTGCGCCTGGTCGTCGACGTGATCCGCGGCAAGAGCGTCCGTGACGCCGAGGACCTGCTGCGCTTCATCCCCCGCGCCGCCAGCGAACCCGTCGCGAAAGTCCTGAACAGCGCCAAGCACAACGCGCTGCACAACGACAACATGCTCGAGGACCGTCTGGTCATCACCGCTGCGTACGTGGACGCCGGCCCGACCCTCAAGCGCCTGATCCCCCGCGCCCGTGGCAGCGCGAACATCATCAAGAAGCGCACCAGCCACATCACCATCGTCGTGGGCGAGAAGGGGAACAAGTAA
- the rpsC gene encoding 30S ribosomal protein S3: MGNKINPNGFRLGITRTWNSRWYAGKKQYAGLLKEDEKIRKLVQRKLNAAGIARIEIERAGQQVNVIISAAKPGIVIGKGGESIKELRQDIERLVSAGTVAVNVAEIPNPNISAPLVALRIAEQIERRFAFRRAMKQAAQRVMESGARGVKIILSGRLGGAEQARTEMVREGRVPLHTLRADIDYGTARAETTYGSLGIKVMVFTGEVIGGKTETYARPQRRNDERRREDGDRPNRRRPAARRRPGGE, from the coding sequence ATGGGGAACAAGATCAACCCGAACGGCTTCCGCCTGGGCATCACCCGCACGTGGAACAGCCGCTGGTACGCCGGTAAGAAGCAGTACGCCGGCCTGTTGAAGGAAGACGAGAAGATCCGCAAGCTCGTCCAGCGCAAGCTGAACGCCGCCGGCATCGCGCGCATCGAGATCGAGCGCGCCGGCCAGCAGGTCAACGTGATCATCAGCGCCGCGAAACCCGGCATCGTGATCGGCAAGGGCGGGGAGTCCATCAAGGAACTCCGCCAGGACATCGAGCGCCTCGTGTCCGCCGGCACCGTCGCCGTGAACGTCGCCGAGATCCCCAACCCCAACATCAGCGCGCCCCTGGTCGCCCTGCGCATCGCCGAGCAGATCGAACGCCGCTTCGCGTTCCGCCGCGCCATGAAGCAGGCCGCCCAGCGCGTGATGGAAAGCGGCGCCCGCGGCGTCAAGATCATCCTGTCCGGTCGCCTCGGTGGCGCCGAGCAGGCCCGCACCGAGATGGTCCGCGAAGGCCGCGTGCCCCTGCACACCCTGCGCGCCGACATCGACTACGGCACCGCCCGCGCCGAGACCACCTACGGCAGCCTGGGCATCAAGGTCATGGTCTTCACCGGTGAAGTCATCGGCGGCAAGACCGAAACCTACGCCCGTCCCCAGCGCCGCAACGACGAGCGCCGCCGTGAAGACGGTGACCGCCCCAACCGCCGCCGCCCCGCCGCGCGGCGCCGCCCCGGAGGTGAGTGA
- the rplP gene encoding 50S ribosomal protein L16: MLLPKRTKFRKQHRGRMTGDAKGGDYVAFGDFGLIALEPAWIKSNQIEACRIVMSRHFRRGGKIYIRIFPDKPVTKKPAETRMGKGKGAVEYWVSVVKPGRVMFEVSGVTEEQAKEAFRLAGHKLPIQTKMVKREVYDEAQ; this comes from the coding sequence ATGCTTCTTCCCAAGCGCACCAAGTTCCGTAAACAGCACCGCGGCCGGATGACCGGTGACGCCAAGGGCGGCGACTACGTCGCGTTCGGCGACTTCGGCCTGATCGCCCTGGAACCCGCGTGGATCAAGAGCAACCAGATCGAGGCGTGCCGCATCGTGATGAGCCGCCACTTCCGCCGCGGCGGTAAGATCTACATCCGCATCTTCCCCGACAAGCCCGTCACCAAGAAGCCCGCCGAAACCCGAATGGGTAAAGGTAAAGGCGCCGTGGAGTACTGGGTCAGTGTCGTCAAGCCCGGCCGCGTGATGTTCGAAGTGTCCGGCGTGACCGAAGAGCAGGCCAAGGAAGCCTTCCGCCTGGCCGGTCACAAGCTGCCCATCCAGACCAAGATGGTGAAGCGCGAGGTCTACGATGAAGCTCAGTGA
- the rpmC gene encoding 50S ribosomal protein L29 encodes MKLSDMRNLQAADFAKEIDSRKKELMELRFQAAVGNLAQPHRVKQLRREVAQLNTILSERSKGEQA; translated from the coding sequence ATGAAGCTCAGTGATATGCGTAACCTGCAGGCCGCCGATTTCGCCAAGGAAATCGACAGCCGCAAGAAGGAACTGATGGAGCTGCGCTTCCAGGCGGCCGTGGGCAACCTCGCCCAGCCCCACCGCGTCAAGCAGCTCCGCCGTGAAGTGGCTCAGCTCAACACCATCCTGAGCGAGCGCAGCAAAGGGGAGCAGGCATGA
- the rpsQ gene encoding 30S ribosomal protein S17, with the protein MKKTFTGVVVSDKADKTVSVKVERKFAHPLYGKVVTRSHKYAAHDENNEYKIGDRVEIIAVRPISKTKTWKVTKLIERPRGIETTAVETEGGKA; encoded by the coding sequence ATGAAGAAGACCTTTACCGGCGTCGTCGTCAGCGACAAGGCCGACAAGACCGTCAGCGTGAAGGTCGAACGCAAGTTCGCCCACCCCCTGTACGGCAAGGTCGTCACCCGCAGCCACAAGTACGCTGCGCACGACGAGAACAACGAGTACAAGATCGGTGACCGCGTCGAGATCATCGCCGTGCGTCCCATCAGCAAGACCAAGACCTGGAAGGTCACCAAGCTGATCGAGCGCCCCCGCGGCATCGAGACCACCGCCGTGGAAACCGAGGGGGGTAAAGCATGA
- the rplN gene encoding 50S ribosomal protein L14 — protein MIMPQSRLDVADNSGAREIMCIRVLNSGIGGKGLTTGGGGNKRYAHVGDIIVASVKDATPRGTVKAGDVVKAVVVRTSHAIKRADGSTIRFDKNAAVIINNQGEPRGTRVFGPVARELRDRRFMKIVSLAPEVL, from the coding sequence ATGATCATGCCCCAGTCCCGCCTCGACGTGGCGGACAACAGCGGCGCCCGCGAGATCATGTGCATCCGCGTGCTCAACAGCGGCATCGGCGGCAAGGGTCTCACCACCGGCGGCGGCGGCAACAAGCGCTACGCCCACGTGGGTGACATCATCGTCGCTTCCGTCAAGGACGCCACCCCCCGCGGCACCGTCAAAGCCGGCGACGTCGTCAAGGCCGTGGTCGTGCGCACCAGCCACGCCATCAAGCGTGCCGACGGCAGCACCATCCGCTTCGACAAGAACGCCGCCGTCATCATCAACAACCAGGGCGAGCCTCGCGGCACCCGCGTCTTCGGGCCGGTCGCCCGTGAACTCCGCGACCGCCGCTTCATGAAGATCGTGTCCCTGGCCCCGGAGGTGCTGTAA
- the rplX gene encoding 50S ribosomal protein L24, which yields MPRPSAGSHHNDKLHIKKGDTVIVLSGKHKGKTGKVLLALPRDQKVVVEGVNLVTKNVKPSPANPQGGQEQRELALHASKVSIVDPETGKATRIRKTIVDGKKVRVAVASGKNID from the coding sequence ATGCCCCGTCCCAGCGCTGGTAGCCACCACAACGACAAGCTGCACATCAAGAAGGGTGACACCGTCATCGTCCTGAGCGGCAAGCACAAGGGCAAGACCGGCAAAGTGCTGCTGGCTCTGCCCCGCGACCAGAAGGTCGTCGTGGAAGGCGTGAACCTCGTCACAAAGAACGTCAAGCCCAGCCCCGCCAACCCCCAGGGCGGCCAGGAGCAGCGCGAGCTGGCCCTGCACGCCAGCAAGGTGTCCATCGTGGACCCCGAGACCGGCAAGGCGACCCGCATCCGCAAGACCATCGTGGACGGCAAGAAAGTCCGCGTGGCCGTCGCGAGCGGCAAGAACATCGACTGA
- the rplE gene encoding 50S ribosomal protein L5 → MQQLKTKYNEQVRPAMMQQFGYSSVMAVPRIEKIVVNEGLGSAKEDSKAIDKAAKELALITLQKPIVTKAKKSISNFKLRQGMPVGIKVTLRGERMFVFLEKLINIGLPRIRDFKGVNPNAFDGRGNYNLGIKEQLIFPEITYDMVDKVRGMDITIVTTAKTDEEARALLQAMGLPFRK, encoded by the coding sequence ATGCAGCAACTGAAAACCAAGTACAACGAGCAGGTCCGCCCTGCCATGATGCAGCAGTTCGGCTACTCCAGCGTGATGGCCGTGCCCCGCATCGAGAAGATCGTCGTCAACGAAGGCCTCGGCAGCGCCAAGGAAGACTCCAAGGCGATCGACAAGGCCGCCAAGGAACTGGCGCTGATCACCCTGCAGAAGCCCATCGTCACCAAGGCGAAAAAGAGCATCAGCAACTTCAAGCTGCGCCAGGGCATGCCCGTGGGCATCAAGGTCACGCTGCGCGGCGAGCGCATGTTCGTGTTCCTCGAAAAGCTGATCAACATCGGCCTGCCCCGCATCCGTGACTTCAAAGGCGTGAACCCCAACGCCTTCGACGGCCGCGGCAACTACAACCTGGGCATCAAAGAACAGCTGATCTTCCCCGAAATCACCTACGACATGGTCGACAAGGTGCGCGGCATGGACATCACCATCGTGACCACCGCGAAGACGGACGAAGAAGCCCGCGCGCTCCTGCAAGCCATGGGCCTGCCCTTCCGCAAATAA
- a CDS encoding type Z 30S ribosomal protein S14, producing the protein MANTSKVVKAARGHKFAVQNYNRCSRCGRARGYYRFFGLCRICIREMAHKGELPGVKKASW; encoded by the coding sequence ATGGCTAACACCTCGAAAGTCGTCAAAGCTGCGCGCGGCCACAAGTTCGCCGTGCAGAACTACAACCGCTGCAGCCGCTGCGGTCGCGCCCGCGGGTACTACCGCTTCTTCGGCCTGTGCCGCATCTGCATCCGCGAGATGGCGCACAAGGGCGAACTGCCCGGCGTGAAGAAAGCCAGCTGGTAA
- a CDS encoding basic secretory protein-like protein yields MTLRSSRLSLAITLLLASCGANSGQGDPSTPAPRYSNDAGIQDSLRTCAPVTVTMLTRNEAGVAASLVAPLEAEFAQVYPKIACFLRDGPAPYPDVVTTVRTFTPQDPGVANACCGRVDISAAYLTQSNGDPGLLTHELTHLVQNYPAGVTEWWWTEGIADAIRYLYTPANAGWAISAPDRATSYRDGYRVTAGFLLWLERTRRPGLIRALDGVLRRGGNPGPFWVTTFGVSVDDLWAAYLAQ; encoded by the coding sequence ATGACCCTTCGATCATCACGTCTGAGCCTGGCCATCACCCTCCTGCTGGCCTCCTGCGGCGCAAACAGCGGGCAGGGGGACCCGTCCACACCTGCGCCCCGCTACTCGAATGACGCGGGCATCCAGGATTCCCTGCGCACCTGCGCTCCCGTGACGGTCACGATGCTCACCCGGAACGAGGCGGGGGTCGCGGCCTCCCTGGTCGCGCCGCTGGAGGCCGAGTTCGCTCAGGTGTACCCGAAGATCGCGTGCTTCCTCCGGGACGGTCCGGCACCCTACCCGGACGTGGTCACAACCGTGCGGACTTTCACGCCCCAGGATCCGGGGGTAGCGAATGCCTGCTGCGGCCGCGTGGATATCAGCGCGGCGTACCTGACGCAGTCGAACGGTGATCCTGGACTGCTGACCCACGAACTGACCCACCTCGTCCAGAACTACCCGGCGGGCGTCACCGAGTGGTGGTGGACGGAGGGCATCGCGGACGCCATCCGGTACCTGTACACCCCGGCGAACGCCGGGTGGGCGATTTCCGCGCCGGACCGGGCAACCTCGTACCGGGACGGGTACCGGGTCACGGCGGGGTTCCTGCTGTGGCTGGAACGCACGCGCCGCCCGGGCCTGATCCGGGCGCTGGACGGGGTGCTGCGACGCGGCGGGAATCCCGGCCCGTTCTGGGTCACCACGTTCGGCGTGTCGGTGGATGACCTCTGGGCGGCCTACCTGGCCCAGTGA
- the rpsH gene encoding 30S ribosomal protein S8, whose translation MLSDPIADMLTRIRNATRTHKETVDVPASKFKEQLAKLLVAEGYVASYERLLPEGQKFDVLRLTLKYGAKREQVIKHIERISRPGRRAYVSAENLPRVQRGLGLAVVSTSKGLLADRDARKQGVGGEVICVLW comes from the coding sequence ATGTTGAGTGATCCCATCGCCGATATGCTCACGCGCATCCGCAACGCGACGCGCACCCACAAGGAGACCGTGGACGTCCCGGCCTCCAAGTTCAAAGAGCAGCTGGCCAAACTGCTCGTGGCTGAAGGCTACGTCGCCAGCTACGAGCGTCTGCTGCCCGAAGGCCAGAAGTTCGACGTGCTGCGCCTGACCCTGAAGTACGGCGCCAAGCGCGAGCAGGTCATCAAGCACATCGAGCGCATCAGCCGCCCCGGCCGCCGCGCGTACGTGAGCGCCGAGAACCTGCCCCGCGTGCAGCGTGGCCTGGGCCTCGCCGTGGTGTCCACGAGCAAGGGCCTGCTGGCCGACCGCGACGCGCGCAAGCAGGGCGTCGGCGGCGAAGTCATCTGCGTCCTCTGGTAA
- the rplF gene encoding 50S ribosomal protein L6 produces the protein MSRIGKQPIAVPNGVTTSAQDGVFKVKGPKGELTVPYNTELTIKQDGDQLLVERPSDAQRHRALHGLTRTLVANAVKGVSDGYTINLELKGVGFRAKLAGKALELTIGYSHPVVIEPPAGVSFAVPEPTKIDVSGIDKQLVGQVAANVRKVRKPDAYHGKGVRFAGEKISLKAGKAGATGGKGKK, from the coding sequence ATGTCCCGAATTGGCAAACAGCCCATCGCCGTCCCGAACGGCGTGACCACGAGCGCCCAGGACGGCGTCTTCAAGGTCAAGGGCCCCAAAGGCGAACTGACCGTTCCCTACAACACCGAACTGACCATCAAGCAGGACGGCGACCAGCTGCTCGTCGAGCGTCCCAGCGACGCGCAGCGCCACCGCGCCCTGCACGGCCTGACCCGCACGCTCGTGGCGAACGCCGTCAAGGGTGTCAGCGACGGCTACACCATCAACCTGGAGCTCAAGGGCGTCGGTTTCCGCGCCAAGCTCGCCGGGAAGGCCCTGGAACTGACCATCGGTTACAGCCACCCCGTCGTGATCGAGCCCCCGGCTGGCGTGAGCTTCGCCGTGCCCGAACCCACCAAGATCGACGTGAGCGGCATCGACAAGCAGCTCGTCGGTCAGGTGGCCGCGAACGTCCGTAAAGTCCGCAAGCCCGATGCCTACCACGGCAAGGGTGTGCGCTTCGCTGGTGAGAAGATCAGCCTCAAGGCCGGTAAGGCTGGCGCCACCGGCGGGAAAGGGAAGAAATAA
- the rplR gene encoding 50S ribosomal protein L18, which yields MAAQTTVRRKLRARRKVRQAAGDRLRLSVYRSSKHIYAQIIDDSKGVTVAAASSAAVKTGTKTDTATAVGKALAEAALAKGVKKVVFDRGQYRYHGRVKALADAAREGGLDF from the coding sequence ATGGCTGCCCAGACGACCGTGCGCCGCAAGCTCCGCGCCCGCCGCAAAGTGCGGCAGGCCGCCGGAGATCGCCTGCGCCTGAGTGTGTACCGCTCCAGCAAGCACATCTACGCCCAGATCATCGACGACAGCAAAGGCGTCACCGTGGCTGCCGCCAGCAGCGCCGCTGTCAAGACGGGCACCAAGACCGACACCGCCACCGCCGTGGGCAAGGCCCTCGCGGAAGCCGCTCTGGCCAAGGGCGTCAAGAAGGTTGTTTTTGACCGTGGTCAGTACCGCTACCACGGACGCGTGAAAGCGCTCGCCGACGCGGCGCGGGAGGGTGGCCTTGACTTCTAA
- the rpsE gene encoding 30S ribosomal protein S5 — protein MTSNRRNDRMDRESSEFEEKMLFVNRTSKTYQGGRRFRFAALVILGDRNGRVGMGIGKAKEVPVAIEKAKSIARKNMIMVPVENGTIPHDIVGVNSTSRVLLKPAGPGTGVIAGTVPRSIAELAGITNLLSKELGSRNKVNVAYAVFDGLKNLRTAKQVRALRGEAQPTGGAQ, from the coding sequence TTGACTTCTAACCGACGTAACGACCGTATGGACCGCGAAAGCAGCGAATTCGAAGAGAAGATGCTGTTCGTCAACCGTACGAGCAAGACCTACCAGGGCGGCCGCCGCTTCCGCTTCGCTGCACTCGTGATCCTGGGCGACCGTAACGGCCGCGTGGGCATGGGCATCGGCAAGGCGAAAGAAGTGCCCGTGGCCATCGAGAAGGCCAAGAGCATCGCCCGCAAGAACATGATCATGGTGCCCGTCGAGAACGGCACCATCCCCCACGACATCGTGGGTGTGAACAGCACCAGCCGCGTGCTGCTCAAGCCCGCAGGCCCCGGTACCGGCGTGATCGCGGGCACCGTGCCCCGCAGCATCGCCGAACTGGCCGGCATCACCAACCTGCTGTCCAAGGAACTGGGCAGCCGCAACAAGGTCAACGTGGCGTACGCCGTGTTCGACGGCCTGAAGAACCTCCGCACCGCCAAGCAGGTCCGTGCCCTGCGCGGCGAGGCGCAGCCCACCGGAGGCGCCCAGTGA
- the rpmD gene encoding 50S ribosomal protein L30 has protein sequence MKITLKRSVIGRPGYQVKTVQALGLKKIGQTREVSDTPAVRGMVNTVKHLLEVQE, from the coding sequence GTGAAAATCACCCTGAAGCGCAGCGTCATCGGTCGCCCTGGCTACCAGGTGAAGACCGTCCAGGCGCTCGGCCTGAAGAAGATCGGCCAGACCCGCGAGGTCAGTGACACCCCCGCCGTCCGCGGCATGGTGAACACCGTCAAGCACCTGCTGGAGGTGCAAGAATGA
- the rplO gene encoding 50S ribosomal protein L15 produces MKLHELKPNAGSRKNRKRVGRGPGGTDKTAGRGHKGQKSRSGAGKGSFFEGGRSRLIARLPKRGFNNVGVTFEVVNLAQLANIEDATIDRNVLELAGLVRRKNRPVKLLGSGEIARAVTIHVDAASEGAVKAVEAAGGKVILPEANEAEKAE; encoded by the coding sequence ATGAAACTCCACGAACTCAAGCCCAACGCCGGCAGCCGCAAGAACCGCAAGCGCGTCGGTCGCGGCCCCGGTGGCACCGACAAGACCGCCGGTCGCGGTCACAAGGGCCAGAAGAGCCGCAGCGGCGCTGGCAAGGGTAGCTTCTTCGAAGGTGGCCGCAGCCGCCTGATCGCCCGCCTGCCCAAGCGCGGCTTCAACAACGTCGGCGTGACGTTCGAAGTTGTGAACCTGGCGCAGCTGGCGAACATCGAGGACGCCACCATCGACCGCAACGTGCTGGAACTCGCGGGCCTCGTGCGCCGCAAGAACCGCCCCGTGAAACTGCTCGGCAGCGGCGAGATCGCCCGCGCCGTGACCATTCACGTGGACGCCGCCAGCGAAGGCGCCGTGAAGGCCGTGGAAGCGGCCGGCGGCAAAGTCATCCTGCCCGAAGCGAACGAAGCCGAGAAGGCGGAGTAA